A region of the Stieleria neptunia genome:
AGCCTGCACACCAACACGCGTGCCGTCCCATTCAGATCGCGCACCCTGAGTTTAAAAGTCAACAGGCCCCTAGTACTGCCGCGGCGCAGCCGACGCATCGTCCAAGAACGGTTGCTCCCAAGGCGGAGTCATCGGGCGAGTCGCCTGTTGGGGAATCAGCTCTTCGGCCTCCGGTAGGTCCTCGGCCCGGTCGAGCAACTCACGGCCCTTGGCGATCGCTTTGGACGCATCGGCGCGAATTTCATCTCGGTTGAATCGGATGGTCGTCTCGTTTTCGTTGCGTTGGATGGTGAACCAGCCGGCCATGAAGGCGCAAACCGCCAAAACTCCCAGAATCACAAGCGTCCGAAACATCTCACTCTCCTCTCTTGGTTCGTTAAACCTGGCACGTTCGTCCGTGAAAGCGGCAGTCTACGAAGAGTCGCTGGGCCAGTGAAAGATCAGTCCGCGCGGGCGGCGTGGCGAAGAAGTTTCCCTCCCAGGGCAGTGGATCTTTGCCACCAAACGGCATGTGTCATAGCGGCAGGGCGCGAGCCCTCCGGTTTTCCGTTCTTTGTTAGCGGCAGGGCGCGAGCCCTCCGGTCTTTGAATCTGTTTCAACGCTGCTGCCCTCAACGATTTCAAAGCATCGCACTGATGAGGCCCTCCGGGCCTAGAAAACCCCTTTACCGGAGACGGTGAATGCCGCACATCGATTCCGTTGGAGTCAGCAACGCTGAAACCGGACGGCTCGCGCCGTTCCGCTAAGGACCGTCGGAAGAATAAGTGGCGGGGATTGATTGTGGGATAGGCTTCCAGCCTGTCGTTTTCGCCATGACAGGCTGGAAGCCTATCCCACTTATTCTTCCGACGGTCCTAACACCTTCCATTTCGCTCGCATCACCACCCAAATTCGCGACGCGCACCAACCGCTACGCCGCTTTCTCTTCGGCGGCGTTGAGCTTGTTGTACAGGGTTTTGACGCTGACGCCCAACTCCTCGGCGGCCGCCTTTTTGTCACCAGCGTTTCGTTCGATCGCGCGCTCGATCGCAATCATTTCCATTTCTCGAATCGTCATCGGGCCCGCGTCACGAATTTCGCTTCGCAATTGGCGGCGGCTGAAATGTCGCGGCAAATGTTCCGCGTCGATCGGCAGGGCATCGCATAGGATCGCCGCGTGTTCGACCACATTGGCCAGCTCCCGGACATTGCCGGGCCACTTGTGTGCCAGCAGCTCCGCGGTGGCTTGGGATGTGAACAACGCGTCGTCATCGCCGTCGCTGCGGTGGCGGCGCAGCAGGTGAACCGCCAGCGGCATCAGATCGTCGATCCGTTCTCTCAGCGGCGGCACATGGATCTCGAAGGTATTGATTCGAAACATCAGGTCTTCGCGGAACTGTTCCTCGCCGACCATTTTTTCCAGATCGCGGTGCGTGGCGCAGATCACGCGCACGTCGACGCGTTTGGATTGGTTGCTGCCCAATCGCCTGATGTCGCCGGTTTCCAAGACCCGCAACAGTTTGGCCTGCATCGTCATCGGCAGCTCGCCGATCTCGTCCAAGAAGATCGTGCCTCCGTCGGCCACCTCGAACAGTCCGACCCGGGCGTTGTCGGCGCCGGTGAAGGCGCCTTTGACGTGCCCGAACAGCTCGCTCTCGATCAGGTTTTCCGGCAGTGCACCACAGTTGATCGAAACCATCGGTTCGTCGGCCCGAAGGCTGGCCTGGTGGACCGCGCGGGCGACCAGTTCTTTACCGCATCCGGTTTCGCCCAGGATCAAAACCGTGCTGTCGGTGGGGCCCACTTTTTCAATCACCTTGCGGACCTGCAGCATCGACTTGCCGTCGCCCACCAATTCGGAGTCTCCCTCCGCCTGGCGGACACGGTGCTCCAGCGCCGCCAAGCGTCTCGATTGAGACAGGCGATGATAGACCTCACTGAGCAGCGATTTGATTTGTTTGAAACTGCACGGCTTGCTGAGGAAGGCGAAGACGTGGTTTTCGATCGCGGTCAGAGCGGACTTCAGGTCGGGTTTGCCGGTGATCACGACCGCTTCGATTTCCGGGCGGATTTTCCGCGCCCGCGCGATCACTTCGGCACCCTTGATTCCCGGCATGTCCAAATCGACGATCATGCAATCGAACGGTTCCCGCTCGAGCGCGGCCACCGCGGTTTCCCCGTCGGGGCAGACGACCACGCTGTGGCCGAGTTTTTCTAACTGGGTCTTCATCAGCGTCTGCAGCGACGTTTCATCGTCGGCATACAGGATATGCATGGATTCGCATTCAGGCGACTTTTTGGACATCATTCCACTTGGTCGAAGAGGGCAGGTCATCGTGATCGTTCCGCTCCCGTGACGTGTAGAACGTCGAATCGGAAGGAGACTCTTTCTTGGCGGGCTCGGTCGGAAGCCGCAAGATCATTTTGGATCCACGGCCTTCCCCTTCGCTGTGCGGCGTCAAGGATCCGTGGTGTAGCGACACGATTCGATAGCTGATGCTCAATCCCAATCCGGTGCCGCTGTCGTCGCGGCGGCGGGTAAAGAAGGGCTCAAAAAGATGGTCCATCACTTCCTGGTCCATGCCGCATCCGTCGTCTTGCACTTCGACGACCGCTTCCTTGATGCCGCTGAACGGGTCGATCTCGTGTCGCACGAACACGTCGACCTTGCCGTCGGTGTCCACCGACTCCAGGGCATTGGAAACCAGGTTCAGAACGACTTGCTGGATTTCCTGAGAATTGCAGTACGCCGTGACGTGATCGTCCGCATGCGTGCGGATCGTTTTGCAGCGGTACTCGCCGACTTTTCCGACCATCGACACGACCCCCGCGACGAGTTCGCCGAGGTCTTCGGGCGTGCGGCTGGAATTGCTCAGACGGCTGAAATTGAGCAGGCGTTGGGTGATGCCCTTGCACCGAAACGCCTCCGATTGAATCAGCCCCAGGTTGGTCTGTAGCTCTTGCAAGAAGTCTTGGTTGAATCGTTCTTTCTCGTCCGCCGGCAGGTCTTCGAGTGTCCCTTCGAGCGCCTCGGCGCCCCAGGCGATCGCACCGAGCGGATTGTTGATCTCGTGGGCAACGCCGGCCGCCAGGAATCCGACGCTGGCGAGTTGTTCGTTCTGGATCACTTCGCGCGTTCGCTCGCGGACCTCCTGTTCGGCACGTTGTTTGGCGAGCGTTTCGTTGGCCACCGCACGGTTGAATCGATCGGTGATGTCGTTGACGGTGTCGGCCATCAATCCGATTTCGTCGCTCGTCCCCAACAGGATCTTGTGTTGGTGGTGGCCGCTGGCGATCAATTGCGAGCCCCGGAACAGGGTTCGAAACGGCACGACGATCAACGTCCAAAACTGCCAGGCCATGAAGATGATTAGAAACGCGGACAAGCCCGTGTAGACGCGAAACCCGTTGCGGTTGGCCCTCTGCTCGGCGTGAACGCTGTCGCGAAATTTCTTCATCTTGCCCCGGATTTCGCCGAAGTACACGTTCGTCAGGTTGGCGAGTTCGTCGACCCCCTCTCCAATTCCCTGATACTGAGCGTCGTACCGCGAGAACGTCCCCTTCAGAAGACTGCGTCGGGACCACGCGTCGGTGACTTTGGTCAACAGACTGTCGATTTCGTTCAAGCTGTCGCCTTGTCGGCCACGGTCAAGCAACAGGCGGGTCTCCGCATGCTCGCTGGGGCGTGCGAGCACGGTCGACATGTAGGGGGTCAGATGCCGACGGAAAGACATCAGTCGGTCGTGGATGTTGGCCTCTTCCAAGCCGAGTGCGGATTCTTCGATGCCCTCGAACCCGATCATCTGATTGGATTCGATGCGGGTCTTTAGTTCGCCGAATTGCTCGTACGACTGTCTCAGCAATTCCGCCTGCTGATTGAGTTCGTGGGCGTGCTCGATCTCGTCGGCCAACAGGCTGATCTCGGTCGCCAGGTAGCGGTCGCGGGCGAGCTGTGACCAGCTGTTAAAGACCAGCAGCCCGATCACGAACGCCAGCCCACACAGACCGACGATCATCTTGGTACGGATTTTCCACTTTCGCATCGCTGCCGGTGCCTTCCCTTGCACGAATCAGAGCCAACTGTCCACCGTGAAACTCGGCTGCCGTCGACGATACGGACCGCGCCGGCCAACGACAAGGGCAACCCGAGCCGAATCGCTGCGGATGCGAAAATGCTTTCGATCCGGTGGGAAATCTGATTCTTGCCTTCGCCCCGCGAACCTTTTGGCGGGGGCCTGCGTCTCCCAACACAGTCAGATTGTTCTTGCTTTTTATTTGCCGAGTAAGGATACTTCTGTTGTCGGGTCGCACTAACGCGGTGCGACGGACTACTTCCGAACGCTTCCGGCACCACTCTTGTTGGCGCAAGGGTCGGACGCGTCAAACCAAAGTTTTAAAAGGAGGTGATCAAGTGGATTATTGCTGTACTAGCCAACGGGGAAGCAACCCGTAGACCAAGTCGGCGGGCTGACGCTTCTGGGTCAGCTTCCCCACTCGAGATCATCTTTTTGATCGCGAGATACATGCCCGTTCGTCGAGATTTTACCTTGGTCTCGGCGAGCGGGTTTTTTTGTTGCCACTCCGCGATGACGTAGTGGTTCGCGAGCACTGCCGTCAAAAGTCACCCTTCGGTGTGTAGTTCGTGCAGTTCTGAAGTCACCCTCCTGGCAGGAGGGGCGAGCGCAGCGAGGGGAGGTCGAACGGTCAATCGCGGCGTTCACTTCACTCTTGTTGGGCGACCCCAAGCAACAAGGCAAACCTTCTCCTCTCGTCGCTTGGCTCGACTCCCCCCAACGAGACAACGACGAAAGCCTTTATTGCCAACGAGTTGAAACCTGCACGACCTCGGTGCAGGAAGGTCGAGCGAAGCGAGGGGAGGACCTCCGCGGTCGATGATCCATCATCGCCAACCCATCCCGCACCGTCGTCAATTCCTCGTCGCCACGGCGAAACACGACGTCGATTGCGTTTGACCATGGTGGAGGTGTCCGCGTTTCGTGCTCGGCTCGAATCCCGATTCCCTGTGGCGGGCGTCACTCCGCAGCCTCGACGGCTTCTCGCACCGGAGCCGGTGCCGACGACGGTGTGAGCATCAAGCCGAGGACTCCGATCAATGGAATGACCAATCCGAGCAGCACCAGCCAGACAAACGTCCAACCGATGATCGCCAAGCATCCCGTCCTCGGCGTGGCGGGCGAATCCACGATCGGCTTGTAAGGATTCGATTCGTTCATCACCGAATTGTACACGCCCCCCGAGCGGGCCGCGGCTGTCGTCCTGGCCCGCCCCCGAAAAACCGAAAACGCGAGCCTTGCGGTCCCTGGACGTGTCACACGACCCTGTCACCGCCAGACATTGCCGACCGGGAGCCAGGCCGATAAACTTCCGGTTCGCTGCTTGAACCACGATTTCGGTCGCCCCGCTTCGCCACCACCCGGCGAAGCCCGCCATTAAACGCGCGCCGCCAGGTCAATCAGCCCCAAACCCCACCCGCGCCCATAGCTCAGCTGGATAGAGCATCGGACTTCTAAGGCACCCGGACAACTCAAAAACAGCGTGTTTTGCCGGCTATATCGGTGCGGCAAGCCAACGTAAACACCTCAAATCCAACCGATTTGTTGTAGTTGTTGTAGTGCCACTGGAAACCAAGCAACTTGGCCATTAGTCACCCGCACATCAGTTCGTGCAAACTCAATTTGTGTCGGCGTGTCCACGGTCTTAGTCCAACTAAACGTGAAGGCACGGATTCTTAGACTTCGGCTCCTAGCTTTGCGATTTGACAAATCAGAAAGCCAAATCCAGCGATTGCCACAAGCACGGGTACGACATAATCAACGATGAAGGTCGCAATGGCGATCCTGCTCGAATTTTCGAATTGGCGCCTTACTTCATTTTTTAATTCGTCAATGGTTGCATCCACGATTTGATAGTCGGATCCATCATATTCAGGGCGCTCTTCTATCTTGCTGCGTTTGACGGGAAAGAACTGGTCGACTACCCCGGAGATAGCGACTGGTAACTCAGCGGCCATTATTCCTATTCGCCATCGAGTGAAGTCCGACCAAGCGTAGACTGCAAAACCGACAGCAAAATACGCAATC
Encoded here:
- a CDS encoding sigma-54-dependent transcriptional regulator, with amino-acid sequence MHILYADDETSLQTLMKTQLEKLGHSVVVCPDGETAVAALEREPFDCMIVDLDMPGIKGAEVIARARKIRPEIEAVVITGKPDLKSALTAIENHVFAFLSKPCSFKQIKSLLSEVYHRLSQSRRLAALEHRVRQAEGDSELVGDGKSMLQVRKVIEKVGPTDSTVLILGETGCGKELVARAVHQASLRADEPMVSINCGALPENLIESELFGHVKGAFTGADNARVGLFEVADGGTIFLDEIGELPMTMQAKLLRVLETGDIRRLGSNQSKRVDVRVICATHRDLEKMVGEEQFREDLMFRINTFEIHVPPLRERIDDLMPLAVHLLRRHRSDGDDDALFTSQATAELLAHKWPGNVRELANVVEHAAILCDALPIDAEHLPRHFSRRQLRSEIRDAGPMTIREMEMIAIERAIERNAGDKKAAAEELGVSVKTLYNKLNAAEEKAA
- a CDS encoding sensor histidine kinase gives rise to the protein MRKWKIRTKMIVGLCGLAFVIGLLVFNSWSQLARDRYLATEISLLADEIEHAHELNQQAELLRQSYEQFGELKTRIESNQMIGFEGIEESALGLEEANIHDRLMSFRRHLTPYMSTVLARPSEHAETRLLLDRGRQGDSLNEIDSLLTKVTDAWSRRSLLKGTFSRYDAQYQGIGEGVDELANLTNVYFGEIRGKMKKFRDSVHAEQRANRNGFRVYTGLSAFLIIFMAWQFWTLIVVPFRTLFRGSQLIASGHHQHKILLGTSDEIGLMADTVNDITDRFNRAVANETLAKQRAEQEVRERTREVIQNEQLASVGFLAAGVAHEINNPLGAIAWGAEALEGTLEDLPADEKERFNQDFLQELQTNLGLIQSEAFRCKGITQRLLNFSRLSNSSRTPEDLGELVAGVVSMVGKVGEYRCKTIRTHADDHVTAYCNSQEIQQVVLNLVSNALESVDTDGKVDVFVRHEIDPFSGIKEAVVEVQDDGCGMDQEVMDHLFEPFFTRRRDDSGTGLGLSISYRIVSLHHGSLTPHSEGEGRGSKMILRLPTEPAKKESPSDSTFYTSRERNDHDDLPSSTKWNDVQKVA